TCCTTCGGGCGTAAGCACACGCGCGCTGCTGTCGATGCTGGGACTCGCAAGCCAGAAGACGCGCACGGCCGAAGGTCTGGTTGGCGTGTTGCAACACGCGGTGCCGGATGCGCGAATCATCGTGGAAGAGTTTCACCCCGTGTGGATCAGCGCGGCAGGTTACCCGCGAACCCCGCTAGGCGAGGGATGCCTGCTTGGCCGCGGATTCTACGACTACGCAAACGCAGTGCGGATCGTCATCACGCCACAAACACGTGAATCGGTACTCGGTTTGATGCCGGGGCGGGCGAATCACAGCGAGGTCATGGCGCTGCTGCGCTTTTACCTGGGCTACGAAGCGCGGGCGCAACTCGAAATGCATGTCAACCCCGAGCTCATGCCCACGCAGGCACTGAATTCGAATCAGGTCAGTCTCGGTTATACGACCCAACTGCCGCGGCCTCGCCTACCGGGCCCGCCTGGTGCGGTTACGCGTGTGCAACTGGGCGCATGGACAGGAGGCAGCGACCGATATGCTGCTCGACAGCACTCAATGCATTGATGAAGCGATTCACGAACATGAAACACAAAAAAGGATCAACAAAACGATGCGCACAATTCGAATCGGCGCCGTGACGTTGGCTATCCTTGCCGTCACAGGTTGCGGAGTAGGACAGGCTGTGAAAGACGGTACGGTGGATGCAGCCAAATGGGCGTTTACGACGCAAATCAAGGTGATGAATGTGGATCTTGTCAGCCGGTCGTCAGCGAACCCAAACGGTGCCGGACAATCGTTGTCGACCGTAGTGCGGATCTATCAACTGAAAACGCCGCAAACGTTCCAGCAGCTCGGCTACACACAACTGCAAACGAACGATGTCGATGCGCTAAAGGCCGATCTGCTGGCAACCACGGACGTGGTGCTCCGCCCGGATGCCAGTGCGAGCATCAGCGAGCCGATGAACAGCGAAGCAGAGTATGTCGGCGTTGTCGCGTTTTTCCGGAATGCCGGCAAGGATTCCACCTGGAAGCTGGTCGTCCCCAAAAAGCTTTGGAAGAAAACCGATCCGGTGAAGATCGAAGTGCGGGGCAGCACATTGCAACTGGTGGGCGTGACGACAGAGACAACCCGGTAGAGCACGCAGCAGCGACGTCTTCTGAATCCGCCGAAGTCGCATCCTGCCGCGTAATTCGCACAATCGAATCTCGCTTAGCTCAGCCGAGCGCCGCCGTGGCGCGCATGGTCAGATAGCCTGTATGGTCTTTGGCCCACAGGTCGACGGTCCCACCGTCGGCAGAAGGTTTGCCGCATACCGTGAAGGGCTGGCCCGCGAAGGTGGGCCGCAGCGCCGTGAACGCAAAGCTGTGCAGCGTCGCGTCCGGCTGTTCGCGCCGCACCAGATCGACGAGGAGCGTCGCGATCAGCGGACCGTGGACAATCAGCCCGGGATAGCCTTCCACCTCCGTCACATACGGATAGTCGTAATGGATGCGATGGCCGTTGAAGGTCAGCGCGGAGTAGCGGAACAGCATCACGGCGTCCGCATCGATCGTACGGCGCCACGTTTCGTCCTGCGGCGCGAGCGCCGCTTGCGGCGGCCGGGCGCCCTCTTGCGGCGCATCGCGGTAGACAATGTCGTGCTCTTCCTCGAGCTTCAGTTCATCGCCGGCTTCTATGGTGTGCTGCACCGTCACGAACACGAGGCGACCGGAGCGGCCGGTCTTGTCTTCGATATTGGCGATGGTCGACGTGCGTTTCGCATGCTCGCCGACTTTGAGCGGCGCGTGGAACGTCAGGCGGCCGCCGGCCCACATGCGGCGCGGCAACGGCACCGGCGGCAGAAATCCGCCGCGCTTCGGATGCCCGTCCGGACCGACCTCGGACAGCGGCGCGATCGGCAGAAAGTACAGCCAGTGCCAGAGCGGCGGCACCGTGTCGCCACGCTCCTGCCGATCCAGGGTTGCGGCCATTGCCCTCAGCGGAAAAGCGGTGATGTCGTCTTCGGTCACCACCTCCTTGTCGAGCCAGTCGTCGAGTTTCTCTGGGGAAGCGGACATGGTCAAAGTCTCCGAATACGCTTGTTGGGCCAAATAGGGTCTTACTATGAACCTTGCCACACGTTTTGCGAAATCGGCATGTTGGAATCGGACCATTGCTTTTGCTCAAGATGCCGCCGAAGCCCGGCGCCCGACGCCCGACGCCTGCGTGGCGGATTCGAACGGCGTGGCCATAACAATACGGGAATTAAAGAGCAAGAGTCGGAGTGCACGACCTTAGGCGCATCCTTACACTCAGTCATCGCTCGATGAATCGCCTTACGGAGAATGCTCATGAATACGGTCGCGAAGGAGCTGCAGTCGCAGTCGCCGGAGTTGGAACTTGCGCTGGGGTTCGAGCCCAAACCGAAACACGTGGGCGCACTGGAACCAGGCTCGGGCATCGACGCCGGCTCGCTTGCGCAGCGCATCGACGCGATCGACTGGTTCGATGTCGAAGAAGAACTGAATGGCTACGGCTGCGCGATGCTGCGCAAGCTGTTCAATGCGCGGGAATGCGACGCGCTGAGCGCGCTCTATCCGCGCGACGACCTGTATCGCAGCCGCGTCGTGATGGCGCGGCATGGTTTCGGCCGGGGTGAATACAAGTACTTTGCGTATCCGCTGCCGCATCGGGTGGCGGCGTTGCGCGCCGCGCTCTATCCACGCCTCGCGCCGGTCGCGAATCGCTGGAACGAGGCGATGAATATCGACGTCCGTTATCCGGCCGCGCACGGCGAGTTTATCGCGCGCTGCCATGCAGCCGGTCAGCTGCGTCCGACGCCCCTGATGCTTCAATACACCAAGGACGACTACAACTGCCTGCATCAGGATCTATACGGCGAGCACGTCTTCCCGCTTCAGGTCGCGATTCTGCTTTCCGAGCCAGGCAAGGATTTCACGGGCGGTGAGTTTGTCATGACGGAGCAGCGTCCGCGGATGCAGTCGCGCACGGAAGTCGTGCCGCTCGGCAAGGGCGATGCGGTGGTGTTCGCGGTTCATCACCGGCCGGTGCAAGGCACGCGCGGCGTGTACCGGGTGAATCTGCGGCACGGCGTGAGCCGCCTGCGCTCGGGGCATCGGCACACGCTAGGGGTGATTTTTCACGACGCAACCTGATTGGGTTCCACACGGCGTTCATCCGTCGCGCGGGGACGCGTCATGATGGAGCAAGAAAGCGCTGCGCGGCTAACAATGCCTCTTTCACCCCGCAACGATCTCAAACCACGCACCATGCGTGCGATCACGATCGAGCACGCGCGACCCCGCATGACCGTCGGCGCGCAGCGCAACACCAAACACCCCTTCTCCCCGCGTGGCGAGTTGCCGGCGCAACGCCGCGCCTTCGGTGGTCACGCTCGCGGCATCGACTGGCACAGGGCTTAACAACACGACCGACGTTTCGCCAATGGACACCGTCGCCGACCTTGCCCCCAAGCCCGGCAAGGCCACTGCCCGCGTCGCCTCCGCACTGACACCGAGCAACGCCCGATACCGCTGCAGGCTCACGTTCAAATCGTCCACAGCGAGCGTCAAACTCGCAACCCCTCGCACGCCGTTCGCATGGTCACGCACCGCACCTTCAGCCACACGCAGATCGCGTGGCGTGATATCCCCGCACAGGAATGGCAGATCACTGGTCTGCGGCCGGCCAATCTGCCATTCGAGCCGCGCGCCGTCCGGACGCACACGCCCACCCGCTTGCGGACCGTCGTATTGCAATCCGCGCCCATGCGCCGCGTCGATCACGGCACCCACGCTCGACGGCAACAACGCGTAGTCCACAAAGCCGTCGCCGTGACGCTGCCCCACGTCCCACCAGCGACGCTGCGGCGCCGTCTGCAAGAAAGCGATCAGTTCGATGTAGCTGCCGTCGGCGAAACCGATCAGTGCGTTGTGCGTGACGCCGTCGGCATGGGTGCCGCCTTGCTGCACAGTGAACCCAAGCGCGCTGAAATCTTCAATGGTCTGCGTCAGGTCGTGGACGCGAATCACGATGTGATCGAGTAAGAGGCTCATGGTGAAAATGGTGTGGACGAATGCGTGGGTGAGCGGAGCGTTGAACGGACAGCGGAATGCCTACTTCTGCGCAACCGTCGCCTTGCTCTCAAGCAACGCCCACTTGCCGTTCTTCACGACCACGTTGATGTTTTTCACACCGATCACACGACGCGTCGCCGGATCGAAGTTAGCCTTGCCGAACACGACGCTC
This genomic stretch from Paraburkholderia caffeinilytica harbors:
- the tssG gene encoding type VI secretion system baseplate subunit TssG, encoding MNFFRFCELIELAAPDRPPIGTTDSPNSEPVRFRSRARLGFPNREIDAVEYDLDNPAMPPAIRTTFLGLYGVDARMPSYFVDEVAQNREGAESMSAFLDIFHHRIVTQFYRVWRKYRYPAGFRKGGTDEISRYLLSFAGLGIASPESAVIAPQGLPSGVSTRALLSMLGLASQKTRTAEGLVGVLQHAVPDARIIVEEFHPVWISAAGYPRTPLGEGCLLGRGFYDYANAVRIVITPQTRESVLGLMPGRANHSEVMALLRFYLGYEARAQLEMHVNPELMPTQALNSNQVSLGYTTQLPRPRLPGPPGAVTRVQLGAWTGGSDRYAARQHSMH
- the tssJ gene encoding type VI secretion system lipoprotein TssJ; amino-acid sequence: MLLDSTQCIDEAIHEHETQKRINKTMRTIRIGAVTLAILAVTGCGVGQAVKDGTVDAAKWAFTTQIKVMNVDLVSRSSANPNGAGQSLSTVVRIYQLKTPQTFQQLGYTQLQTNDVDALKADLLATTDVVLRPDASASISEPMNSEAEYVGVVAFFRNAGKDSTWKLVVPKKLWKKTDPVKIEVRGSTLQLVGVTTETTR
- a CDS encoding FAS1-like dehydratase domain-containing protein — encoded protein: MSASPEKLDDWLDKEVVTEDDITAFPLRAMAATLDRQERGDTVPPLWHWLYFLPIAPLSEVGPDGHPKRGGFLPPVPLPRRMWAGGRLTFHAPLKVGEHAKRTSTIANIEDKTGRSGRLVFVTVQHTIEAGDELKLEEEHDIVYRDAPQEGARPPQAALAPQDETWRRTIDADAVMLFRYSALTFNGHRIHYDYPYVTEVEGYPGLIVHGPLIATLLVDLVRREQPDATLHSFAFTALRPTFAGQPFTVCGKPSADGGTVDLWAKDHTGYLTMRATAALG
- a CDS encoding 2OG-Fe(II) oxygenase, with translation MNTVAKELQSQSPELELALGFEPKPKHVGALEPGSGIDAGSLAQRIDAIDWFDVEEELNGYGCAMLRKLFNARECDALSALYPRDDLYRSRVVMARHGFGRGEYKYFAYPLPHRVAALRAALYPRLAPVANRWNEAMNIDVRYPAAHGEFIARCHAAGQLRPTPLMLQYTKDDYNCLHQDLYGEHVFPLQVAILLSEPGKDFTGGEFVMTEQRPRMQSRTEVVPLGKGDAVVFAVHHRPVQGTRGVYRVNLRHGVSRLRSGHRHTLGVIFHDAT
- a CDS encoding VOC family protein, with product MSLLLDHIVIRVHDLTQTIEDFSALGFTVQQGGTHADGVTHNALIGFADGSYIELIAFLQTAPQRRWWDVGQRHGDGFVDYALLPSSVGAVIDAAHGRGLQYDGPQAGGRVRPDGARLEWQIGRPQTSDLPFLCGDITPRDLRVAEGAVRDHANGVRGVASLTLAVDDLNVSLQRYRALLGVSAEATRAVALPGLGARSATVSIGETSVVLLSPVPVDAASVTTEGAALRRQLATRGEGVFGVALRADGHAGSRVLDRDRTHGAWFEIVAG